The following are from one region of the Bacteroidales bacterium genome:
- the dnaK gene encoding molecular chaperone DnaK — MGKIIGIDLGTTNSCVAVMEGNEPVVIANSEGKRTTPSMVAFTDSGEIKVGDPAKRQAIINPKKTIFSIKRFMGRDYDEVQEEIKRVPYAVKRGPNNTPRVDIDGRLYTPQEISAMILQKMKKTAEDYLGHEVTEAVITVPAYFNDAQRQATKEAGEIAGLTVRRIINEPTAAALAYGLDKKHKNLKVAVYDLGGGTFDISILELGDGVFEVKSTNGNTHLGGDDFDQRIIDWIANEFQKEEGVDLRKDPMALQRLKEAAEKAKIELSSSMSTEINLPYIAVVDGVPRHLVKTLTRAKFEQLIDDLIQATIEPCRKALEDAKLTPADIDEVILVGGSTRVPKIQEVVEKFFGKKPSKGVNPDEVVAVGAAIQGGVLTGEVKDILLLDVIPISLGIETLGGVMTKLIEANTTIPTRKTEVFTTAADNQTSVEIHVLQGERPLASQNKTIGRFHLDGIPPAPRGVPQIEVTFDIDANGILNVTAKDKATGKAQHIRIEASSGLTEEEIRRMKEEAKANEEADRKLREKIDKMNQADSLIYTTEKQLAEYGDKIPADKKSAIEAALNELKEAHKSENLSGIENAIKKLNTAWAAASEEMYRATQQQTSHTTSSSHASNESNVTDAEYEEVK, encoded by the coding sequence GGAATAGATTTAGGAACGACCAATTCGTGTGTGGCCGTGATGGAAGGTAATGAACCTGTTGTGATAGCTAACAGTGAAGGTAAAAGAACTACCCCCAGCATGGTAGCATTTACCGATAGTGGCGAAATCAAAGTCGGTGATCCAGCCAAACGACAGGCTATTATAAATCCCAAAAAGACTATTTTTTCCATTAAAAGATTTATGGGAAGGGACTACGATGAGGTTCAAGAAGAAATAAAAAGAGTTCCTTATGCAGTCAAGCGTGGCCCCAACAATACCCCTCGAGTTGATATCGATGGTAGGCTATATACTCCTCAGGAGATCTCTGCTATGATTTTGCAAAAAATGAAAAAAACAGCAGAAGATTACTTGGGACATGAAGTGACCGAGGCTGTCATTACTGTACCAGCATATTTTAATGATGCTCAACGACAAGCTACGAAAGAAGCGGGGGAAATAGCTGGATTGACAGTTCGTCGTATTATCAATGAACCAACTGCTGCTGCACTTGCATATGGATTAGACAAGAAGCACAAAAACTTAAAAGTAGCTGTTTATGACTTAGGAGGAGGCACGTTTGATATTTCTATCTTAGAATTGGGCGATGGGGTTTTCGAGGTTAAGTCTACCAACGGAAATACTCACCTGGGAGGAGATGATTTCGATCAAAGAATTATAGATTGGATTGCCAATGAATTTCAGAAGGAAGAAGGAGTCGATCTGAGAAAAGATCCCATGGCTTTGCAGCGTCTGAAAGAGGCAGCTGAAAAAGCTAAGATTGAATTATCTTCAAGTATGTCGACAGAAATAAATCTTCCTTATATAGCAGTGGTTGATGGAGTTCCTCGTCACCTTGTAAAAACTCTTACAAGGGCTAAATTTGAGCAACTTATTGATGACCTTATTCAGGCAACAATTGAGCCATGTAGAAAAGCTCTCGAAGATGCAAAGCTTACACCTGCAGACATCGATGAAGTTATTCTGGTGGGGGGATCTACGCGTGTTCCTAAGATTCAGGAAGTGGTGGAAAAATTTTTCGGAAAGAAACCCAGTAAGGGAGTTAACCCAGATGAAGTCGTAGCTGTAGGTGCCGCCATACAAGGAGGTGTGCTTACTGGTGAAGTTAAAGATATATTGTTATTGGATGTAATTCCTATATCTTTGGGCATTGAGACACTCGGAGGTGTTATGACTAAACTTATAGAAGCCAATACAACCATTCCAACGAGGAAAACTGAAGTTTTTACTACAGCTGCAGATAATCAAACTTCTGTTGAAATACACGTTCTCCAAGGTGAAAGACCTCTTGCTAGCCAAAACAAGACCATTGGGCGTTTTCATTTAGATGGAATTCCTCCTGCACCACGAGGTGTTCCTCAAATTGAAGTCACTTTTGATATTGATGCTAATGGAATTTTAAATGTGACGGCAAAAGATAAAGCAACAGGGAAGGCTCAACATATTCGCATAGAAGCCAGCTCTGGTCTTACTGAAGAGGAAATACGTCGAATGAAAGAAGAAGCCAAAGCTAATGAAGAAGCTGATAGAAAACTTCGTGAAAAAATCGACAAAATGAACCAGGCAGATAGCCTTATTTACACTACGGAAAAACAACTAGCAGAATATGGGGATAAAATTCCTGCTGACAAAAAGTCTGCCATTGAAGCAGCATTAAACGAACTTAAAGAAGCTCACAAAAGTGAAAATTTGAGTGGAATAGAGAACGCTATAAAGAAACTCAATACAGCATGGGCTGCTGCTAGTGAAGAAATGTATCGTGCAACCCAACAACAAACTTCTCATACTACTTCTAGCAGCCATGCTTCTAATGAAAGCAATGTAACGGATGCAGAGTACGAGGAAGTTAAATAA